The following are from one region of the Synechococcus sp. CBW1108 genome:
- a CDS encoding ABC transporter substrate-binding protein: MGLQRREFLSLVGAGAVSTVVLSACGKLGGDARVKGPTIGMLQMLDAPPPNNTRKGFEAALAEAGYTPGKTANFIQKDAAGELPNTTLVMKQFVGDKVDMILAVGTPPLQAAMKVAPETTPVIFCYCSNPWGAGAGTPPGGVGQHKPNVVGTIGTNPMGKELDLARQINPELKTVGVIYNPGEPNSEYEAKVLKEEAAKRDITVVGQSVANSGEVLQAAQVLAQKQVQAFVKIGDYATIQGFGSIAKVGLEKKIPVYSVDADDIKLPGCLATIGWAYFDDGYAAGKLAVRVLKGESPATMAFEPLTKTELLVNKATAQAIGVTLPEALLKEAKEVVG, translated from the coding sequence ATGGGTCTCCAGCGTCGTGAATTTCTCAGCCTGGTAGGGGCAGGCGCTGTCAGTACGGTGGTGCTCTCGGCTTGCGGAAAACTTGGCGGCGACGCCAGGGTGAAGGGCCCCACCATCGGCATGCTGCAGATGCTGGATGCGCCGCCTCCGAACAACACCCGCAAGGGCTTTGAGGCGGCCCTGGCCGAGGCTGGCTACACCCCTGGTAAAACCGCCAACTTCATCCAGAAGGATGCGGCCGGTGAACTGCCCAACACCACCTTGGTGATGAAGCAGTTCGTGGGTGACAAGGTGGACATGATCCTGGCGGTGGGCACCCCGCCCCTGCAGGCCGCCATGAAGGTGGCTCCGGAAACCACGCCGGTGATCTTCTGCTACTGCTCCAATCCCTGGGGTGCCGGTGCCGGCACGCCACCCGGTGGCGTGGGTCAGCACAAGCCCAACGTGGTGGGCACCATTGGCACCAACCCGATGGGCAAGGAGCTCGACCTGGCCCGTCAGATCAATCCGGAGCTCAAGACCGTCGGGGTGATCTACAACCCCGGTGAGCCCAATTCCGAATACGAAGCCAAGGTGCTCAAGGAGGAGGCGGCCAAGCGCGATATCACCGTGGTGGGGCAATCGGTGGCCAACTCCGGCGAGGTGCTGCAGGCCGCCCAGGTGCTGGCTCAGAAGCAGGTGCAGGCCTTCGTGAAGATCGGCGATTACGCCACGATCCAGGGCTTTGGCTCGATCGCCAAGGTGGGCCTCGAGAAGAAGATCCCCGTGTATTCGGTGGATGCCGACGACATCAAGTTGCCCGGCTGCCTGGCCACGATCGGCTGGGCCTACTTCGATGACGGCTACGCGGCCGGCAAGTTGGCGGTGCGGGTGCTGAAGGGGGAATCCCCGGCCACCATGGCCTTTGAGCCCCTCACCAAAACCGAGCTGTTGGTCAACAAGGCCACGGCCCAGGCGATCGGTGTCACCCTGCCCGAGGCCCTGCTGAAGGAGGCGAAGGAGGTGGTGGGTTAG
- a CDS encoding DUF6447 family protein, translating to MVSPNTTGSQPPVLTFEGKRYDLNSLPDELKELVRGMQVADAQLRMHEDTLKVLAVGRQSMASQLNDKLQAITPLP from the coding sequence ATCGTCAGCCCCAACACCACAGGCAGCCAGCCGCCAGTGCTCACCTTCGAGGGCAAGCGCTACGACCTCAACAGCCTGCCCGATGAGCTCAAGGAGCTGGTGCGGGGCATGCAGGTGGCCGATGCCCAGCTGCGCATGCATGAGGACACCCTGAAGGTGCTTGCCGTGGGCCGCCAGTCGATGGCCAGCCAGCTCAACGACAAGCTCCAGGCCATCACCCCGCTGCCCTGA